A part of Gambusia affinis linkage group LG21, SWU_Gaff_1.0, whole genome shotgun sequence genomic DNA contains:
- the LOC122824283 gene encoding death-associated protein 1: MSSPPKEKVETKGGHLPAVKAGGMRIVQKHQPTPAPEPLPKEDEEEYVSSSPPKAPVIVSGVVTKGDKDFTPAAAQVAHQKPQPGVPKLAPAQHINQHIHQPRK, encoded by the exons ATGTCGTCACCCCCCAAGGAGAAGGTGGAAACCAAAGGCGGACATCTCCCTGCAG TAAAAGCAGGTGGAATGAGGATAGTGCAGAAACATCAGCCAACCCCTGCACCAGAGCCGCTTCCGAAAGAAGACGAGGAGGAGTACGTCAGCAGCAG ccCTCCGAAGGCCCCGGTGATTGTTTCCGGAGTGGTCACAAAG GGCGATAAAGACTTCACGCCCGCAGCCGCTCAGGTGGCCCACCAAAAGCCCCAGCCTGGTGTCCCCAAGCTGGCCCCCGCGCAGCACATCAACCAGCACATCCACCAGCCCCGCAAGTGA